A window of Diadema setosum chromosome 2, eeDiaSeto1, whole genome shotgun sequence contains these coding sequences:
- the LOC140238061 gene encoding metalloproteinase inhibitor 1-like: MHERCLCFFGNLLLLLALLHFSNASDDVVCTGICPIVHPQQHFCNADLAFKLMVTGVALVDSDFRVVDQYYSTAIRYRGVVIDTFKGISWAEEGMEVDFYTPRWECEIPTPEMDVEYLIAGKVRNGVLNVTECDGLAVPWSNLTSEQRVGIEGKYNEQCISCEISSARVAKRMWGELVLAGQESGFWSTDLCFFNPIQSQQYGGKDCETLYSICAPSLEDNGATCAWEQTAAYTDCFKRREDLWFFMEKAEPAFNCESDCRSQPSKKLRWQCTKQKKKLTRRGQCS; encoded by the exons ATGCATGAACGGTGTCTTTGTTTCTTTGgcaatcttcttcttcttctggctCTTCTGCATTTCTCGAATGCATCTGACGATGTGGTGTGCACGGGAATCTGTCCTATTGTCCATCCGCAGCAACACTTTTGCAATGCAGACCTTG cCTTCAAACTGATGGTGACTGGAGTTGCCCTTGTGGATTCTGATTTCCGAGTGGTAGACCAATATTACAGCACTGCCATCCGCTACCGAGGTGTAGTCATTGACACTTTCAAGGGTATTTCTTGGGCCGAAGAGGGCATGGAGGTCGATTTTTACACCCCTCGTTGGGAATGTGAAATTCCCACTCCAGAGATGGATGTAGAATATCTCATCGCAG ggaAAGTGCGCAATGGTGTTCTAAATGTGACAGAGTGTGATGGCCTTGCTGTCCCGTGGTCTAACTTAACTTCGGAACAGAGGGTTGGCATTGAGGGGAAATACAACGAGCAATGCATATCCTGTGAG ATAAGCTCTGCCCGTGTCGCCAAGCGCATGTGGGGAGAGCTGGTCCTAGCGGGCCAGGAATCCGGCTTCTGGAGCACCGATCTCTGCTTCTTCAACCCCATCCAATCCCAGCAGTATGGCGGGAAGGACTGCGAGACTCTCTACTCTATATGCGCGCCGTCTTTGGAGGACAATGGCGCCACCTGTGCCTGGGAGCAAACTGCGGCGTACACTGACTGCTTCAAAAGGAGGGAGGATCTGTGGTTTTTTATGGAAAAGGCAGAGCCCGCCTTCAACTGCGAGTCTGACTGCCGCTCCCAGCCATCTAAGAAACTCCGCTGGCAGTGCacaaagcagaaaaagaaactgaCAAGGAGGGGGCAGTGCTCGTAA
- the LOC140239424 gene encoding metalloproteinase inhibitor 1-like has translation MSAMMMITLTTVTMVMMLVMMVPTGASSSSMPALPLTCSGCPVKHLQQHFCDSEVVIRGKVRNCRKVKVSAIYKGLESVAVRGVKLTINFEAPPCKKANLIPGSIYLMMGHYHDDVLRISACDSVEPWLSLTSVQRSGVKEAYSLFCDQCSINSTFSIIRPELQQDWSFDYNEMNFSPSHYWRTEDCFYNPLASSSYGVEDCETQHSICVPDAGGRCSWLATDKFNTCAKRRETNSCMVGIGAIAVPSWRCRQDCMTVPKGCMRNLCLDSTAGILCPSELQDILIGPQIPVQK, from the exons ATGAGTGCTATGATGATGATCACCTTGACAACAGTaacgatggtgatgatgctgGTGATGATGGTTCCAACTGGGGCATCATCATCTTCCATGCCAGCTCTCCCATTAACTTGCTCAGGATGCCCTGTCAAACACCTCCAGCAACACTTTTGTGATTCAGAAGTTG TGATCCGAGGAAAAGTCAGGAATTGTCGTAAAGTGAAAGTGAGCGCCATCTACAAGGGTTTGGAATCAGTAGCAGTTAGGGGAGTGAAACTGACCATCAACTTTGAGGCACCTCCATGCAAGAAGGCCAACCTTATTCCAGGCTCCATCTACCTCATGATGG GTCATTACCATGACGATGTCCTCAGAATTAGTGCCTGTGATTCAGTGGAGCCGTGGCTTTCATTGACATCTGTCCAAAGGAGCGGAGTGAAGGAAGCATACAGCCTATTTTGTGATCAGTGTTca ATCAACAGCACATTCTCTATCATCCGGCCCGAGCTGCAGCAGGATTGGTCCTTTGACTACAACGAAATGAACTTTTCACCGAGTCACTACTGGCGGACGGAGGACTGCTTCTATAATCCCCTTGCCTCCAGCAGCTACGGCGTGGAGGATTGTGAGACGCAGCACAGCATCTGTGTGCCGGATGCAGGCGGGCGCTGCTCGTGGCTCGCGACGGACAAGTTCAACACGTGCGCCAAGAGGCGTGAGACCAACTCGTGCATGGTCGGCATTGGCGCCATTGCAGTCCCGAGTTGGCGCTGTCGCCAAGACTGCATGACGGTGCCAAAGGGCTGCATGAGGAACCTGTGTCTGGACAGCACTGCTGGTATACTGTGCCCCTCGGAGCTCCAAGACATCCTCATCGGACCACAGATCCCCGTGCAAAAATGA